In one Dehalogenimonas formicexedens genomic region, the following are encoded:
- a CDS encoding DUF6602 domain-containing protein, with amino-acid sequence MEIDAKAFQQTITEELDVLKNRVRFLIGDANWGEEGRYKEAILRSVIKRFLPGTVDLGTGFVVREGNQGALDISNQIDIIVYDNHSSVLFREGDFIVTTPSNVRGIIEVKTSINSSNVQNIIDKSSENGRLLKPGSFNGIFVFEENNEEGFKSRLKTHLEINNGIINHFCFGRDTFIKYWESRWGAENSSPGYRRYHLESLSYSFFISNLCDYISGVKEENDRRWFLFPTDKERHVIDAIICRNAQDFV; translated from the coding sequence ATGGAAATAGATGCAAAAGCGTTTCAACAAACTATCACCGAGGAGTTAGACGTACTTAAAAATCGAGTTAGATTTCTCATTGGAGATGCTAATTGGGGCGAAGAGGGAAGGTATAAGGAAGCGATTCTGAGAAGTGTAATTAAACGGTTTCTGCCCGGGACGGTGGACTTGGGCACAGGTTTTGTTGTGCGTGAAGGGAACCAAGGTGCTCTTGATATCTCAAATCAGATAGATATTATAGTGTACGATAACCATTCCTCAGTCCTTTTCCGTGAAGGAGATTTTATTGTAACGACGCCAAGTAATGTGCGTGGCATCATTGAGGTCAAAACTAGCATCAACTCCTCCAATGTCCAAAATATAATTGATAAATCGTCTGAAAATGGACGCTTGCTTAAACCAGGTTCTTTTAATGGAATTTTTGTATTTGAAGAAAATAACGAGGAAGGTTTCAAATCCAGGTTAAAAACCCACTTGGAAATCAATAATGGAATCATTAACCATTTTTGTTTTGGAAGAGATACCTTTATTAAATATTGGGAGAGTCGGTGGGGAGCTGAAAATTCGTCGCCAGGATATAGGCGTTACCACTTGGAGTCCTTATCCTATTCATTCTTCATATCAAACTTATGCGATTACATTTCCGGGGTCAAAGAAGAAAATGATAGACGCTGGTTCCTATTCCCTACGGACAAAGAACGGCACGTTATCGACGCAATTATTTGTAGAAACGCCCAAGACTTCGTTTAA
- a CDS encoding HsdM family class I SAM-dependent methyltransferase, with protein MNEWEFTGEAAGWFNERIHKNPSSLFSGVRVEQRGEGSSKRRDLTFLDKNKIPILTGEVKLPYAKDGSTPYNDTVVTDARAKALKAGASFFFTWNVNEFVLWETTPGKTTSYGEKYRSWLVTAVYKESRLDIEPTRMEIQTWIDRFLVEFTDIIRGTAPIGFKPPDERFIDLLESALFTPIMMTFEVLLSRYPNHTFKKDLDEWMREEGWTILDDQEGINDNLERASKYACYALVNKLVFHEALLKRYSSRLTRLVVPDHIDTGEQLRLHLETYFAQAKTITGDYETVFGEDHKAIENRIPFYSDSATVHWRELINQIHKFDFSKIDYEVIGRIFERLISPEERHKYGKYYTRAEVVDLINSFCIRDGTETVMDPACGGGTFLVRAYARKKELAPARKHVQLLADLFGIDISHFATHLTTINLATRDLIDEENYPQIARSDFFDVAAQKTFISLPKRVEAKTLGKRRDVIIPPLDAVISNPPYVRQEDIPKTKKESKSGPRPGTKEYYQQVVKNEVGITLSGRADLHCYFWPHSASFLKQNGFLCLLTSSQWLDVEYGFRLQEWILQNFRILAIFESLDEPWFVGARVATAITCLQAEVDETERINNFVRFIQLRRPIGEILAHDGTSAGVVTSVDRFRDEIMSLTENGVNERYRARLVKQHDLWKQGVELGALMSNLDSSDGEDEDEEQKNQAGFSNNKYYGGKWGIHVRAPDLWFNLIDSYGKLFTPLGNMSTVHRGITSGKDSFFFPVDCSIDCLKKYDNPPEFIRNYGVPRERVESGHIRLVKCGDHRGEIHPIEAQYTEPELHNIMGVERFTIAPTDCSRLVVLLAKHKSDLKGTAALKYVLWGESKNIHKEPTCAGRTTSESTWYDLTRTKRADIILPKIQQYRLLSILNPSQVHIGSSLLGLYNVPAEQVIPLCAVLNSTISILSRILFARILGNEGNIQLDVYSAKMMLVPDIRVASRSQLQRISQAFASMKDRKSLTFVSEKRLRTMAFTGAGKVKELDSLSDATELDMPDRRDLDDAVLEMVGVKSPKQRDKIIDELYTYLRHFFEATRQKEEKAIINKNTARRRERIRPADIASQIYEDISKNDPELLRRYEVDFLDNSQPFDSYDLPTEGDAIKYSDLLVPQGVKFTKGTKSQVNLIPTLTASQAELIVLLTKTGRRGLVRVPHDDLECARTLASFQSFIEGRDARLLELVQERTSDEETQEKTLVALASLLNR; from the coding sequence ATGAATGAGTGGGAATTTACCGGGGAAGCCGCCGGATGGTTTAACGAACGCATCCATAAAAACCCCTCGTCATTGTTTTCCGGAGTTAGAGTTGAACAGAGGGGTGAAGGTTCTTCCAAACGGCGAGACTTAACATTCCTCGATAAAAACAAAATTCCAATCCTCACTGGCGAAGTAAAGCTCCCGTACGCCAAAGATGGAAGTACTCCCTACAATGACACTGTTGTCACTGACGCTCGGGCTAAAGCACTTAAAGCCGGAGCCAGTTTCTTTTTCACCTGGAATGTTAATGAATTTGTTCTATGGGAAACTACGCCAGGTAAGACAACATCTTATGGCGAAAAGTATCGCTCATGGCTGGTCACCGCCGTTTACAAAGAGAGCAGACTTGATATTGAACCAACACGGATGGAAATCCAAACCTGGATAGACCGATTTCTTGTTGAATTCACGGATATTATCAGGGGCACAGCTCCAATCGGATTCAAACCACCAGATGAAAGGTTCATCGATTTACTTGAGTCTGCCCTGTTTACGCCAATAATGATGACGTTTGAGGTGCTACTGTCTCGTTACCCCAATCACACTTTCAAAAAAGACCTCGATGAATGGATGCGCGAAGAAGGATGGACAATCCTGGACGACCAGGAAGGAATCAATGACAACCTTGAACGCGCCTCCAAATATGCCTGTTACGCTTTGGTCAATAAACTAGTCTTCCACGAAGCCCTCTTGAAACGATACAGCTCCAGATTAACGAGGTTGGTCGTTCCTGACCACATTGACACGGGAGAACAGCTAAGACTTCACCTGGAGACTTATTTTGCGCAAGCCAAGACCATTACAGGGGATTACGAGACTGTTTTTGGTGAAGACCACAAGGCTATTGAGAATCGGATTCCTTTTTATTCTGACAGCGCCACAGTCCATTGGCGTGAACTTATCAACCAGATACACAAGTTTGATTTCTCCAAGATTGACTATGAGGTTATAGGTCGTATCTTCGAGAGACTGATATCGCCGGAAGAACGGCATAAATACGGGAAATATTATACCCGCGCCGAGGTGGTTGACCTAATAAACAGCTTTTGTATAAGAGATGGTACAGAAACGGTCATGGACCCAGCTTGTGGTGGCGGTACATTCCTAGTACGGGCTTACGCTCGTAAGAAGGAGTTAGCACCTGCTCGAAAACATGTCCAACTTCTAGCAGACCTTTTTGGTATCGATATTTCTCATTTTGCCACACACTTAACCACCATCAACCTTGCGACACGCGACCTCATCGATGAGGAAAACTATCCTCAGATTGCCCGAAGCGACTTTTTCGATGTCGCGGCGCAAAAGACTTTTATTTCGCTTCCAAAACGAGTTGAAGCAAAAACTCTCGGAAAACGTCGAGACGTTATAATACCGCCCCTTGATGCCGTCATAAGTAATCCGCCCTATGTCAGACAGGAAGACATTCCTAAAACCAAAAAAGAATCCAAAAGCGGACCACGGCCGGGGACGAAAGAGTACTACCAACAAGTCGTGAAGAACGAGGTTGGTATTACTCTTTCGGGTCGAGCCGACCTTCACTGTTATTTTTGGCCTCATTCAGCCTCTTTTCTCAAGCAAAATGGCTTCCTGTGCTTATTAACATCATCGCAATGGCTTGACGTGGAATACGGGTTCCGTCTTCAGGAATGGATACTACAGAATTTTCGCATTTTGGCAATCTTCGAGAGCCTAGATGAGCCTTGGTTTGTGGGTGCGAGAGTAGCTACGGCTATTACCTGTCTCCAAGCTGAAGTTGATGAAACCGAACGGATAAACAACTTCGTCCGTTTTATTCAGCTGCGCCGACCAATCGGTGAGATATTGGCGCATGATGGTACATCTGCAGGAGTTGTCACTAGTGTCGACCGGTTTCGCGACGAAATCATGTCTCTCACAGAAAACGGCGTAAACGAAAGATACCGCGCGAGGCTGGTAAAGCAACATGACCTTTGGAAACAAGGCGTCGAACTTGGGGCATTAATGAGTAATCTCGATTCATCCGATGGTGAAGATGAAGACGAAGAACAAAAAAACCAAGCCGGATTTTCCAACAACAAGTATTACGGCGGCAAATGGGGGATTCATGTTCGGGCACCGGATTTATGGTTCAATCTCATTGATTCTTATGGCAAACTGTTTACTCCCCTCGGTAACATGAGTACTGTACATAGAGGGATAACGAGCGGCAAAGATAGCTTCTTTTTCCCGGTCGATTGTAGCATTGATTGTCTTAAAAAATATGACAATCCACCAGAATTCATCCGAAATTACGGAGTCCCGCGTGAACGGGTGGAGTCTGGACATATACGTCTAGTTAAATGTGGTGACCATCGGGGTGAAATCCATCCCATAGAAGCACAGTATACTGAACCTGAACTCCATAATATTATGGGAGTTGAACGATTTACTATCGCCCCCACTGATTGTTCCAGACTGGTTGTATTATTAGCAAAACATAAGTCCGACTTAAAAGGAACAGCCGCTCTGAAGTACGTTCTTTGGGGGGAATCAAAGAATATTCATAAAGAACCAACTTGCGCAGGTAGAACGACTTCCGAAAGCACTTGGTATGACTTAACAAGAACAAAGCGGGCGGATATTATCTTGCCAAAAATCCAACAGTACCGACTGTTATCAATATTGAATCCCTCCCAGGTTCATATTGGTAGTTCACTTCTAGGTTTGTACAACGTACCTGCAGAACAGGTTATCCCTTTATGTGCTGTATTGAATAGCACGATATCAATTCTAAGTCGCATACTTTTTGCCCGAATTCTTGGTAACGAGGGTAATATTCAACTGGATGTTTATTCTGCAAAAATGATGCTTGTTCCCGATATCAGAGTTGCTAGCAGGAGCCAACTCCAAAGAATTAGCCAGGCGTTTGCATCTATGAAAGACCGTAAATCACTTACCTTCGTATCAGAAAAGCGGTTGCGCACTATGGCCTTTACCGGGGCGGGGAAGGTCAAGGAACTTGATAGTCTATCCGATGCAACTGAACTCGATATGCCTGACCGAAGGGACCTTGATGACGCTGTTCTTGAAATGGTGGGGGTTAAGTCGCCAAAGCAACGCGATAAGATTATTGACGAGCTATACACTTATCTTAGACACTTCTTTGAAGCTACTCGGCAAAAAGAAGAGAAAGCTATTATCAACAAGAATACCGCCCGAAGGCGAGAGCGTATCCGACCAGCCGATATTGCATCTCAAATCTATGAAGATATCTCGAAAAATGACCCGGAACTTCTCCGCCGTTATGAAGTGGATTTCCTGGATAACTCCCAACCCTTCGATTCGTATGACTTGCCTACCGAGGGGGATGCCATAAAATACTCTGACCTGCTGGTCCCCCAGGGAGTCAAATTCACGAAAGGGACCAAGTCCCAAGTTAACCTTATACCTACGCTGACTGCGTCACAAGCAGAATTAATTGTGCTACTTACTAAGACAGGCAGGCGTGGTCTAGTACGTGTTCCACACGATGACCTTGAATGCGCGAGAACACTAGCCTCCTTCCAGTCGTTTATCGAGGGGCGGGACGCAAGATTACTCGAACTTGTACAGGAACGCACCTCGGACGAAGAGACTCAAGAAAAAACGCTAGTAGCATTAGCTTCGCTGTTGAACCGTTGA
- a CDS encoding DUF5677 domain-containing protein, producing MSTVHELIYLNRDFRKSLEIGLERASPFPPHCWPLLYLAVKIARHQEALEVLALRDFGSEGGIILRSMFEATANLLWISKDPAPRLTRFVAFLAFDSQKYRDASQKWDAMSHLSAEDRQRIEQEFEHLKKEAKQIGDEFGFKSYEHWSGLSLKTMCKEIGWLERYDFLYKTYSDVSHSNIISSNKYLKFSESGVRLNREPQADECAMCLCEAFYYLWAAFSFIDIFLNLGMESMLERAYSRIPKT from the coding sequence ATGTCGACAGTCCATGAGTTAATTTACCTAAATCGAGACTTCCGGAAATCCCTTGAGATTGGATTGGAACGAGCCAGCCCATTTCCTCCTCATTGTTGGCCGTTGTTGTATTTGGCTGTGAAAATAGCTCGACACCAAGAAGCTCTCGAAGTCCTCGCTTTGAGGGACTTCGGTAGCGAAGGCGGAATAATCCTGAGAAGTATGTTTGAAGCGACTGCCAACCTACTCTGGATATCCAAAGACCCGGCACCGCGACTCACCAGATTCGTGGCCTTTCTCGCGTTTGACTCACAGAAGTATCGAGATGCCTCACAAAAATGGGACGCCATGTCCCATCTGAGTGCAGAGGACCGGCAGCGAATCGAGCAAGAGTTTGAACACCTTAAAAAAGAAGCAAAACAAATCGGAGACGAATTCGGCTTCAAGTCTTATGAACACTGGTCGGGTCTGAGCCTAAAAACCATGTGTAAGGAGATTGGATGGCTAGAACGCTACGATTTTTTATACAAAACCTACTCAGACGTCAGTCACTCGAATATTATCTCGTCCAATAAATATCTGAAATTCAGCGAATCAGGTGTCCGGCTTAACCGTGAACCGCAAGCTGATGAATGCGCGATGTGCCTGTGCGAGGCATTTTATTATCTTTGGGCAGCCTTCAGCTTCATCGATATATTCCTGAACCTTGGAATGGAATCCATGCTCGAACGTGCATACAGTAGAATACCAAAAACGTAG
- a CDS encoding DUF429 domain-containing protein — protein MDSWVGVDVSKGRWLAVQLFDDASWDVDLFPTFTELWESYQEAKWILVDIPIGLIDEGAQRACDTMARSLLGDRQFSVFQVPCRAALMANSWEEACEINSSKTGRRMSKQTYAIMPRIREVDEFLQAKTQAREIILEIHPELCFWGLNNSTPMKHNKKTEFGFKERSEILKRHYPKADDIITCALAQPGWKIAKDDIIDALVGAITGLTSQGRLSTIPEAPASDSTGLPMQMVVFQP, from the coding sequence ATGGACAGTTGGGTTGGAGTCGATGTCAGTAAAGGCCGTTGGTTAGCAGTTCAACTTTTTGACGATGCATCTTGGGACGTCGACCTTTTCCCAACCTTCACAGAACTCTGGGAAAGTTACCAAGAAGCGAAATGGATTCTTGTTGATATCCCCATCGGTTTAATCGATGAAGGAGCGCAGCGGGCTTGTGATACGATGGCTCGCTCTCTCCTGGGAGACCGCCAATTCTCGGTATTTCAGGTCCCTTGTAGGGCAGCATTGATGGCCAACTCCTGGGAGGAGGCTTGTGAAATCAACAGTAGTAAAACCGGGCGGCGAATGTCCAAGCAGACGTATGCCATTATGCCAAGAATCCGAGAAGTTGATGAGTTCCTGCAAGCGAAGACTCAAGCGCGGGAGATAATCCTGGAAATCCATCCTGAGTTATGCTTTTGGGGTTTGAACAATTCCACGCCCATGAAACACAATAAGAAAACGGAATTTGGATTCAAAGAACGTTCGGAAATCTTGAAACGGCATTATCCTAAAGCCGACGACATTATTACCTGCGCTCTTGCCCAACCCGGTTGGAAAATCGCAAAGGATGATATTATCGATGCTCTTGTTGGAGCTATCACAGGTTTGACTAGCCAAGGGCGGTTAAGCACAATCCCAGAAGCACCAGCATCGGATTCCACGGGGCTTCCCATGCAGATGGTGGTATTCCAGCCATAG
- a CDS encoding tyrosine-type recombinase/integrase codes for MDTELKVGVPLGQSLKSLAAYFVITKQSEGKSPKTVSYYHDNLRRFLWYCDQQQFSDDIRLITQWQVKQFLAYVGSAKDRWGLTGTESQTSKLPASQATVRHYYVVLSCFFNWVVAEGFLSESPMAKIKVNKPKPKVITPYSPEEMNHMLAVCDQDFGCGAKFLGSRNRALLLVFLDSGIRLSEMAGMRLDDVNSQTGEFKVTGKGDKQRFCHLGVTARKALWKYLMFRPGVQCTDLWLTEESQPMALRGIQSAIESLKKRAGVKGSGNVHRFRHSFALNFLRADKNVFNLQYLLGHSDLDMVRRYTSALGMQDAIEAHRKSSPADMMKLK; via the coding sequence ATGGATACCGAGCTTAAAGTGGGAGTCCCTTTGGGGCAATCGCTCAAATCACTAGCGGCCTACTTTGTCATCACCAAACAATCCGAAGGAAAAAGTCCAAAGACCGTCTCGTATTACCATGATAATTTACGCCGTTTTCTCTGGTACTGCGACCAACAACAGTTCAGCGACGACATCAGGCTCATCACCCAATGGCAAGTTAAGCAGTTCTTAGCCTATGTCGGTTCCGCTAAAGACCGCTGGGGTCTGACAGGAACTGAAAGTCAGACATCCAAACTCCCCGCTAGTCAAGCAACTGTCAGACATTATTATGTCGTATTGTCCTGTTTTTTCAACTGGGTGGTGGCTGAAGGGTTTCTTTCAGAATCACCGATGGCCAAAATCAAGGTAAACAAACCCAAGCCGAAGGTCATTACCCCCTATTCACCCGAGGAAATGAATCATATGTTGGCAGTCTGTGACCAGGATTTTGGTTGTGGAGCTAAATTCCTTGGAAGTCGCAATAGGGCACTATTGTTGGTATTTCTCGACTCTGGTATTAGGCTTTCTGAAATGGCTGGAATGCGCCTAGATGATGTGAATTCGCAAACCGGTGAATTCAAGGTGACTGGCAAGGGTGATAAACAACGCTTTTGCCATCTGGGAGTTACTGCTAGAAAAGCCTTGTGGAAATATCTAATGTTTCGCCCCGGCGTCCAATGCACGGACCTTTGGCTTACTGAAGAGAGTCAGCCCATGGCTCTCAGGGGTATTCAAAGTGCGATTGAAAGCCTCAAAAAGAGGGCTGGTGTGAAAGGTTCAGGGAACGTGCACCGCTTCCGGCATTCGTTTGCCCTGAATTTCCTCCGTGCCGACAAAAATGTTTTTAACCTTCAATATCTGCTCGGTCACTCTGACTTAGATATGGTAAGACGCTATACCTCGGCTTTGGGGATGCAAGATGCGATTGAGGCGCATCGAAAATCAAGCCCGGCAGATATGATGAAACTCAAGTGA
- the def gene encoding peptide deformylase has product MSVRPIIKYPDQVLRQKAKTVPVVDKSIKTLIDDMIETMKAGSGCGLAAPQVGVSLRCIVLGMPEEEPFAIINPEFVKRVGEREIEEGCLSVPDLGGHVKRSISVIVKGLDRQGKPIRVRGKELLCQALEHEIDHLNGVLFIDRVESPDKLFKKEKPVEVEAKDAAADLAASQ; this is encoded by the coding sequence ATGAGCGTTAGACCGATAATAAAATACCCCGATCAGGTCCTCCGGCAAAAAGCGAAAACCGTTCCAGTCGTTGATAAGAGCATCAAGACCCTGATTGACGATATGATCGAAACGATGAAGGCCGGATCCGGTTGCGGTCTGGCGGCGCCCCAGGTGGGCGTGTCGCTCCGCTGCATCGTCCTCGGCATGCCCGAGGAAGAGCCTTTCGCCATCATCAATCCTGAGTTCGTCAAACGCGTCGGCGAACGTGAAATCGAGGAAGGCTGCCTTTCGGTGCCTGACCTCGGCGGCCATGTTAAGCGATCGATATCCGTTATTGTCAAAGGCCTGGATCGCCAGGGGAAACCAATCCGGGTCCGCGGCAAGGAATTGCTCTGCCAGGCTCTCGAACATGAAATTGATCATCTCAATGGCGTTTTATTCATAGATAGGGTTGAATCGCCAGATAAACTGTTCAAGAAAGAAAAACCGGTCGAAGTCGAAGCTAAAGACGCCGCCGCCGACCTGGCTGCCTCGCAGTGA
- a CDS encoding MtnX-like HAD-IB family phosphatase: MTRILLQCDFDGTLTEEDVSFLILDRFAEGDWKSILKDYQEGRIPVGQFNYRAFKLVKQNRATLEKLVRKEARLRPGVRELLDYCRAKGIEFRVVSNGLDFYVQTLLGHNGFGQVEIAASRTLFTPNGLDARYYDIDNHELVDEFKAYHTRRFLNQGYRVLYAGNGVSDVPASRLAEHTFATDSLLDYYRREKLAHTPFSDLRDIVEGLEKLN, encoded by the coding sequence GTGACCAGGATACTCCTTCAATGTGATTTCGACGGCACCCTGACCGAGGAAGATGTCAGCTTTCTGATCCTCGATCGGTTCGCCGAGGGAGACTGGAAATCAATTCTCAAGGATTACCAGGAAGGCAGAATTCCGGTAGGTCAGTTCAATTACCGCGCTTTCAAGCTGGTCAAGCAAAACCGGGCCACCCTGGAAAAGCTGGTCAGGAAAGAAGCCAGGCTGCGTCCGGGGGTGCGCGAACTTCTCGATTATTGTCGCGCGAAGGGCATCGAGTTCAGGGTGGTTTCAAACGGTCTCGATTTCTATGTCCAAACGCTACTTGGGCACAATGGCTTCGGCCAAGTTGAGATTGCCGCCTCAAGGACACTATTCACGCCGAACGGCCTGGACGCGCGATATTACGACATCGACAATCACGAACTGGTCGACGAATTCAAAGCCTATCACACCCGCCGGTTTTTGAACCAGGGGTACCGTGTGCTTTACGCCGGTAACGGAGTATCGGACGTCCCGGCCTCCCGCCTGGCGGAACACACCTTTGCCACCGATTCTTTGCTTGATTATTACCGCCGTGAAAAATTGGCGCACACCCCGTTTTCCGATCTTCGTGATATCGTTGAAGGATTGGAAAAGCTGAATTAA
- a CDS encoding YggS family pyridoxal phosphate-dependent enzyme, with translation MYQQIRDNVLRLRTEIPSGVSILAAVKGRTVGEIAAAADAGITILGGNYIQETEAARSLLPSRGEWHFIGHLQLNKVKKAVELFDLIQTVDSAALAESINRHAGGFNKVIPLLIEVNIGREPQKNGVLPENVIALARLISGLPNLRLSGLMTMGPNIPQPELRTFFAATRAIYEDLKALCLPGADIRFLSMGMSDSYRVAIGEGANMVRLGTAIFGPRP, from the coding sequence ATGTACCAACAAATTCGGGACAATGTGCTCCGCCTGAGGACTGAAATCCCATCTGGTGTTTCGATCCTCGCCGCCGTTAAAGGCCGCACGGTCGGGGAGATTGCCGCCGCTGCAGATGCCGGAATCACCATCCTGGGCGGGAATTACATCCAGGAAACTGAAGCCGCGAGATCTCTCCTGCCATCCCGGGGCGAGTGGCATTTTATCGGTCACCTGCAGTTGAACAAGGTGAAAAAAGCCGTTGAGCTTTTTGATCTGATACAGACGGTTGATTCTGCCGCTTTGGCGGAGTCTATCAACAGGCACGCGGGCGGCTTTAACAAGGTAATACCGTTGTTGATCGAGGTAAATATCGGCAGGGAACCTCAGAAGAATGGAGTCTTACCTGAAAATGTTATCGCCTTAGCCCGGCTTATCTCAGGACTTCCCAACCTCCGTCTTTCCGGGTTGATGACGATGGGGCCGAACATTCCGCAACCGGAACTCAGAACTTTTTTCGCGGCGACCCGTGCCATCTACGAAGATCTTAAAGCCTTGTGTCTTCCGGGCGCCGATATCCGTTTTTTATCCATGGGTATGAGCGATTCCTACCGAGTTGCTATCGGAGAAGGCGCCAATATGGTGCGACTGGGGACGGCAATTTTCGGGCCGAGGCCTTAA
- a CDS encoding zinc-ribbon domain-containing protein, with amino-acid sequence MVFIFGNKGYGDPLGYIVTRCQKCKTDRIFFVHQVREKLTLYFVPTVQYKVKQYMTCLNCNERYEIADGLKPQVAERLMTEEQLKTTLGEIAAQTMLPPLHCSTCASPIDHGMKFCPYCGAKTS; translated from the coding sequence ATGGTATTCATATTTGGCAATAAAGGTTATGGCGATCCGCTGGGTTATATTGTCACCAGGTGTCAGAAATGCAAAACGGACCGCATCTTCTTCGTGCACCAGGTCCGGGAAAAACTCACCCTGTATTTTGTGCCTACCGTCCAGTACAAGGTCAAGCAGTACATGACCTGCCTCAACTGCAACGAACGGTATGAGATAGCCGACGGACTCAAGCCACAGGTCGCCGAACGGCTTATGACCGAGGAACAGTTGAAAACGACGCTGGGTGAAATTGCGGCTCAGACCATGCTGCCTCCCCTCCACTGCTCAACCTGCGCCTCCCCGATAGATCACGGCATGAAATTCTGCCCTTACTGCGGCGCAAAAACCTCATAA
- a CDS encoding 4Fe-4S double cluster binding domain-containing protein: MTPSTEVINNLAEAGYRACIAPIERLADLEAEYKMITARDVWRRSPHLSQHRFDFAPPIDFPARSIIVIAAPVTPVRLGFIYRGIHHSFEAPPLSGDYDRVVARIIKIITDAIGTHGYRLADSNLPTKVLASHTGLLQNGINNMGYIEGMGSFFRLTSFFSDLPAVDDTWGEQHRVAPSCRECGLCIEACPTQCISQEVYDVSRCLSLLSKEPSDFPDWVKKRWHNSLIGCRVCQQVCPMNHDVINSAANVAEFSEAETLAILSGVDLDKLNQSTRDKLRYFHLAPFYSILPRNLRLLLEKSGEPA; encoded by the coding sequence ATGACACCATCAACCGAAGTTATAAATAACCTGGCCGAAGCAGGGTACCGCGCTTGTATCGCTCCGATAGAGCGGTTGGCTGACCTGGAAGCCGAATATAAAATGATTACAGCTCGGGATGTCTGGCGCCGGTCGCCGCACCTTTCGCAGCACCGCTTCGACTTCGCTCCTCCGATTGATTTCCCCGCCCGGTCGATAATCGTCATAGCCGCTCCGGTGACCCCGGTTAGATTGGGATTTATCTATCGTGGGATTCACCATTCGTTCGAAGCCCCTCCACTTTCCGGGGATTACGACCGGGTTGTCGCGCGGATCATCAAAATCATAACAGACGCTATCGGCACTCACGGTTATCGTCTTGCTGATTCAAACCTGCCGACGAAGGTCCTGGCGAGCCATACCGGTTTACTCCAAAATGGTATCAACAACATGGGGTATATCGAGGGGATGGGCAGCTTTTTCAGGTTGACGTCCTTTTTTTCCGATTTGCCGGCTGTCGACGATACCTGGGGTGAACAGCACCGGGTCGCGCCTTCGTGCCGTGAATGCGGGCTCTGCATTGAAGCTTGCCCGACACAATGTATCAGCCAGGAAGTTTACGACGTCAGCCGCTGCCTTTCCCTATTATCCAAAGAACCATCGGATTTCCCGGATTGGGTTAAAAAAAGGTGGCATAATTCTCTCATCGGCTGCCGGGTGTGCCAGCAGGTGTGTCCGATGAACCATGACGTCATCAATAGCGCAGCCAATGTCGCCGAGTTTTCCGAAGCGGAAACACTTGCCATCTTATCCGGGGTTGATTTAGATAAATTGAACCAATCCACCCGTGATAAACTGCGTTATTTTCATTTGGCCCCGTTCTATTCCATATTGCCGCGAAACCTCAGGCTGTTGCTGGAAAAATCGGGTGAGCCGGCCTGA